In the genome of Nyctibius grandis isolate bNycGra1 chromosome 18, bNycGra1.pri, whole genome shotgun sequence, one region contains:
- the SUPT4H1 gene encoding transcription elongation factor SPT4, giving the protein MALETVPKDLRHLRACLLCSLVKTIDQFEYDGCDNCDAYLQMKGNREMVYDCTSSSFDGIIAMMSPEDSWVSKWQRISNFKPGVYAVSVTGRLPQGIVRELKSRGVAYKSRDTAIKT; this is encoded by the exons atgGCGCTGGAGACCGTCCCCAAGGACCTGCGGCACCTCCGCgcctgcctgctctgctccctcgtCAAG ACCATCGACCAGTTCGAGTACGATGGCTGCGACAACTGCGATGCCTACCTGCAGATGAAGGGCAACCGGGAGATGGTCTACGACTGCACCAGCTCCTCCTTCGATGG GATCATCGCGATGATGAGCCCTGAGGACAGCTGGGTATCCAAGTGGCAGCGAATCA gTAACTTCAAGCCAGGTGTCTATGCAGTGTCTGTGACCGGCCGCCTGCCCCAAG GGATCGTCCGAGAGCTGAAGAGCCGTGGCGTGGCTTACAAGTCCCGAGACACAGCTATAAAAACCTAA